One segment of Macrotis lagotis isolate mMagLag1 chromosome 1, bilby.v1.9.chrom.fasta, whole genome shotgun sequence DNA contains the following:
- the LOC141500944 gene encoding E3 ubiquitin-protein ligase TRIM7-like codes for MEFPDQLCTKHREALKLLCQEDQRSTCMVCHAICDQTKDEAVKDCLDKLSTHLALLKTEKERALETKRRGEQEIQGMLNLVSVEMQKVAGSFNKMQEFLKDQEKFLMFQLEELNRDITEWKEQFTTQFSTKLSHLNDLMAELEEQHQHPVLVLSEDTGNILSRAEIPMPTYPKAMLPELRDRIQHLSGKSWVLQKMMRRFTEHLQSELEKRKVVLTLNPDTANPHLFISPDQKTVYFRETPQKLFYSAERFDSHFCVLGQEAFSSGKHCWEVCVGVGSMEGWAVGVSRASGRRKGEINFIPSAGIWAIQMLKGRYEALTEPETPLTLSSPPKRLEVSLDYEGGSLTFSDAETGTLIFTFSVDFFGEILPFFWLWGQGAQISMNP; via the exons ATGGAATTTCCAGATCAGTTATGTACCAAACATAGGGAGGCCTTGAAGCTTCTTTGTCAGGAGGATCAGAGGTCTACTTGCATGGTGTGTCATGCCATCTGTGACCAGACCAAAGATGAAGCTGTCAAGGACTGCCTA GATAAACTCTCAACTCATCTGGCATTGCTGAAGACAGAGAAGGAACGAGCCCTAGAGACaaagaggaggggggagcaggagaTCCAGGGGATGCTG AACCTAGTAAGTGTGGAGATGCAAAAGGTGGCAGGCAGCTTCAACAAAATGCAAGAGTTTCTGAAAGACCAAGAGAAATTCCTGATGTTCCAATTGGAAGAGCTCAACAGAGACATCACTGAATGGAAGGAACAATTCACCACACAATTTTCCACCAAGTTGTCACATCTCAATGACCTCATGGCTGAACTGGAAGAACAACACCAGCATCCAGTACTGGTACTGTCAGAG gACACTGGAAACATATTATCCAG GGCTGAGATACCAATGCCCACATACCCTAAGGCTATGCTCCCAGAACTGAGAGACAGAATCCAACACCTCTCTGGAAAGAGTTGGGTCTTGCAGAAGATGATGAGACGATTCACAG agCATCTTCAATCAGaactggagaaaaggaaag TGGTGCTGACTCTAAATCCAGACACAGCCAACCCTCATCTGTTCATCTCCCCGGATCAGAAGACCGTGTACTTCAGGGAAACCCCACAGAAGTTATTCTACAGTGCTGAGAGATTCGACTCCCATTTCTGTGTGCTAGGCCAGGAAGCCTTCAGCTCTGGGAAGCATTGCTGGGAAGTGTGTGTGGGAGTGGGCTCAATGGAAGGCTGGGCTGTTGGGGTCTCCAGGGCctcagggagaaggaagggggaaattaATTTTATCCCCTCAGCAGGGATCTGGGCTATCCAGATGCTGAAAGGGCGTTATGAAGCTCTCACAGAACCAGAGACTCCACTGACTCTAAGCAGTCCCCCTAAGAGGCTGGAGGTCTCTCTGGATTATGAAGGGGGAAGCTTAACTTTTTCAGATGCAGAGACAGGAACTCTCATCTTCACTTTCTCAGTGGATTTCTTTGGGGAGATCCTCCCCTTCTTTTGGCTTTGGGGCCAAGGGGCCCAGATCAGTATGAATCCCTGA